Below is a genomic region from Isosphaeraceae bacterium EP7.
GTCGGCGTGCGGTCTCGGGCTTGGTCGTCCGGCGGCTCAAGGTCTGGGTTCGACGCATGGGTCTCGCACTTCCGCCCGGCTTGGGGGCCGACAGGGAGGCCAGGCCTGACCGGCTCCGGGGCCGGCCAGGCCGCGTGTGGATCGTGACGCGTCGCGGGGAGCAGCAAGGCAGAAGAGGACGGGGGCCCTGCCCGGGCTCAGTCGAGGGCGCCCCGTTCCTGGAGGATCAGGTCGTCGTAAGTCTCGCGCCGGCGGACCAGCTTGACTTCGGAGCCGTCGACCAGGATCTCGGCGGCCCTCGGCCTGGTGTTGTAGTTGGACGCCATGACCATGCCGTAGGCCCCGGCCGAGAAGATGGCGAGCAGGTCGCCTCGGTCGAGCGGGGGCAGGGCGCGGTCCTTGGCCAGGAAGTCTCCGCTCTCGCAGACCGGGCCGACCACGTCCCAGGGCTCGGTGCCGCCGATGGCGGCCTCGTAGTCCTCGGGGGGCGCGGGAAGTCCGGCGGGGACACTCACGGGCCAGATCCGGTGGAAGCTCTCGTAGAGCGCCGGCCGGATCAGGTCGTTCATCGCGGCGTCCTGGATGAGGAACCGCTTGTCACCCGACTGCTTCGTATATAACACACGGCTCAGCAAGATGCCGGCATTGCCCGCCACGACTCGCCCCGGTTCCATCGCCAGACGGCAGCCTGTGCGCCTCAGCGAAGGTAGGACGGCCGCGGCGAACTCGGCGATCGGCCGGGCCTCGCTGCCCCGATAATTAATCCCGAACCCGCCGCCCATGTTGAACCAGCCGATCGGGTGGCCCATCCCGCGCAGCCGCTCGATGATGTCCACCGCCTTGTTGGCGGCGCCCGCGTAGGGCTCGGCCGTGGTGATCTGCGAGCCGATGTGCATGTGCACGCCGATCATCGAGATGCCGGCCAGCCCCTTCGATCGCTCGGCCAGGGCCAGCGACCGGTCGATGTCCATGCCGAACTTCGACTCTTTCTTGCCGGTGGAGATGTACCGGTGCGTCTTGGGGTCGACGTCGGGATTGACCCGCAGCGCCACCGGCGCCACCAGGCCGAGGCCGACGGCCACCCGCGCGATCGCGTCGAGCTCGGCCTCGCTCTCGACGTTGAACATCAGGACGCCGGCCTTCAAGGCCGCGGCGATCTCCTCATCGGTCTTGCCCACCCCGGCGAAGACCGTCTTGCCCGGGTCGCCCCCGGCGAGCAGCACCCGATAGAGCTCGCCGCCCGAGACGACGTCGAAGCCCCCGCCCTGTGCGGCCACGACCTTCAGGACGCCAAGGTTCGAGTTCGCCTTGACCGAGTAGCAGACCAGCGGGTCGAGCGCGGCGAACTCGACCTGGAGCTTGTTCAGGACGTCGACGATCTCCCCCTTGCTGTACACGTATAGGGGGGTGCCGAACTGCTCGGCCAGGCGGGCTGCCGGGATCTCGTCGCAGTAGAGCTGGCCGTCTCGGTAGTTGAAGTGGTCCATGGATCGGTTCGCCGGGGCTTCGGAGGTTGGGTCGATTCGGACTCGAGGGCGGCCGGATTCAAAAGGATCAAACGGAGCCGGGCGTCGCGGCCAGCCGAGCTTTCCAGCCGGCCAGCTGCTTGCCGACCTCGTCGGGGGCGGTCGAGCCCTCCGACCGGAACGCCTTGACGGCGTTGGCCACGCCGAGGATCTGCTTGACGCCGGGGCCGAGCTCGGGGTGCGCCGCGGTCAGGTCGGCGTCGGGCAGGTCGACCAGCCGCTTCAGGTTCAGGCGGACACACTGGCCCACGAGGTGGCCGATGACCTCGTGCGCGGCACGCTGCGGCACGCCCCGCTTGATGAGGTATTCCATCAAGGTCGTGGCGTCGAGGAACCCCTCGTCCAGCCGCTCATTGATGCGATCGGCCCGGAGGGTGGCGCCGTCGACCAGGACGGCGGCGATCCCCAGGCACGACTCGACGGTGTCGAAGGCCTCGAACAGCGGCTGCTTGTCTTCCTGGAGGTCGCGGTTGTAGGCCAGCGGCAGCCCCTTGACCAGCACGAGCAGCGTGGTGAGCGCCCCGACGACCCGACCGGTCCGGCCGCGGATCAGCTCGACCACGTCGGGGTTCTTCTTCTGGGGCATGATGCTGCTGCCGGTGCAGAGGTTGTCCGGCAGCGCCAGGAACGAGAATTCCTGCGTGCTCCAGATCACCCATTCCTCGGCCCAGCCCGACAGATGCTCGGCGATCATCGTCAGGACGAAGACCGACTCCAGCGCGAAGTCGCGATCGCCCGAGGCGTCGAGGCTGTTGGCGGCGATCCCCTCGAACCCGAGCGCCGAGGCCACGTGGCGGCGGTCGATCGGCAGGGTGGTGCCGGCCAGTGCGGCGGCCCCCAGGGGCAGGACGTTCACCCGCTTGCGGCAGTCGGCCAGGCGGTCGCGGTCGCGCTGAAGCTTCTCGACATAGGCGAGGAAGTAGTGGGCCGCCAGCACCGGCTGGGCGCGTTGCAGGTGGGTGTAGCCGGGCAAGATCACGCCGTCATGCCGCTCGGCCGCGCGGACGAAGGCGGATTGCAGGCCGACCAGGACCTGGTCGACGCGGTCGAGCGCGTCTCGCGTCCAGAGGCGGACGTCGGTGGAAACCTGGTCGTTGCGGCTGCGGGCGGTATGCAGTTTGCGGCCGACATCCCCGAGCCGGTCGATCAGGGCCGCCTCGATGTGCATGTGGATGTCTTCGCGTTCCAGGACGAACGGGAAGGTGCCCGCCTCGATCTCGCCGCGGATCTCGGTCAGGCCGAGCACAATTTGCTGGCACTCTTCGGGGGAGATCAGGCCGACGTGGGAGAGCATCCGGGCGTGCGCGATCGAGCCCCGGACGTCGTGCTCGAAGAGACGACGATCAAACGAGATCGACTCGGTAAACTCCTCGACGCGGCGGTCTGTGGACTCGCCGAACCGCCCGCCCCACGGTTTATCCGCCACCCGAATTTGCCCCGACTTCGATGAGTTCTGCGCAGGTTTTCCGCACGACGCCCCATAGTTTAGGCTCCCCTTCCGGCGCGTGTCAACCAACTCGACGGCCCGGGCCTTGCAGTGATAAAAATGAACCGATGTCGGCAAGATCGAGCCAGGATGTCGCCTAACCTGGTTGGGGTCGTGCTGCGGAGAGGGCAGGCGTGGCCGAAAATTGCGACAGCAGTGCGGACGCTCGAGAGCAGGCCGTCGCGATTCGTCGGATGCGTGCCCGCCGCTCGCGCACGATGGCCCTCGGCCTGATCGTCGGCGTCGTCTGGATGGGACTCTGGCTCGATCCCCTTGCCCGGCCCTTGCTCGTCTGTGTGTTGCTGGCCGTCGGAAGTTCCTTGGCGATCCTGCTCGCCGCGATGGCACTCGGGGGACTCGGCCTGCTCGGCCTGAAGGCGTTCGACCTGACGATCGCCCGCGTCCGCCGAGCGGGACGCTGGCCCGAGAAATGACGATGGTACTCGCGTCGGACGCGGCGCGAGGAGGATCGCAGACATGTCGGCATCCACGCGCAAATCGACCGCGATGACCGGGAGAACCGCGAACTGACCCAGTGTACCGGCCCAGGAATTGCTCGCCAGTGAGGCTGCGATGCCGCGGATTCCCAGGCATGATCGACGCCGAAAGACTGCGGATTGCCCCGAAGGCGACGCCAGCCCCGACCCCGACCTGAGCCGCCGTGCCGAGTCGGCCGTCTCGTTCCTAATCTGGCTTGGCCTCGACGACTGCGGCAGGCCGTTGACCGTGCATTGACACTGAAACACTTCAGGGTCGGTTGCTTGCTGGGCCCGTCTTGTGGCCTGGGCCGCCGGTGAGCATCATAGGGGAGTCTATTTATAGTACTGCGCTTTGTGCTTCGCGGGAGTAAGCGTTATGTTCCGGCAATTGGAAGAATTAGAGCAACTTGTGCGGCAGGCCAAGGCTGGCGCGCGGGCCCAGAAGCTGGAGGCCGAGACAACGCAGGCGGCCGAAGTTCTGCGCGAGGCGGAGCGGACGATGATGGCCGTCGAGCAGAGGGCGGCCCGCGAGCGGCCCGACGCGGCGAAGGCGGTCGAGCAGGCCGAGCTCGCCAGGAAGCGGCTCGACGAGGCGATACGCGAGGTCGCCAAGAATCACCTCAATCAAGACCCGGGGATCCTCAGGACGATCGAGGGGGCCCGCGCCGAGATCGACGGCACTCGAATCAAAGCACAGGCAACGCTCGATGAAATAGGCCGCGACCGCGAGGAGTCGAAGAAGGCCCTCCAGGTCGCGAGAGATGCTTATCTAAAGTTGCGTCAGGAATTGGACGAGCTCCAGCCGGCTCTGGCCCCGCGGTTCGGCGATTCGGATAGGCTGGTCCGACAGGCCGGCGAGCACCTGCCCGAGGGCCAGGTCAGGATTCTGGCCGAGGAGGTCGACGACAGCCGCAGCGTCTTCGGCATGCTCGATCGCGAGCAGCAGCACGCCCAGCTCATGATCTGGATGGGACGCTACCGCAGGATCCAGGACCGGGTCGACGTCGAGCACGACCTGACGCCCGAGTCGATGACGCAGCTCGATCGCATCTTCCCCATGCTCAGGGATTTATCGCATCAGTATATGCCGGGATATATCGAGGCCTTCAGCCGCGCCTTCACGACCGACTGGGAGGCGTACGTCGCCGATGCCCAGGCGAGGCTGCTGGCTGCCACCGAGGGGAGCCGCCGAGCGCGGGAGGTCGAGTCGGTCAGGGCCGAGCGACAGGTGCGCGACCAGGACCAGGCGAAGCGGGCCGCCGAGGTGCTCAGGCAGGCCATCGAGGGGCTGAAGATGGCGATGGTCGGCGCGGATCCCGACTCCGAGGAGGGCTCGGCCGAGTTCTTCGACGCTCTCCGGAAGGTCGTGCTCGCCGGCGGCTCGTCCGACACCCGCGTCCTCCAACTCGTCGCTCCGTATCAGAGCCGGCTCGACGGCAAGGACTTCCGGGCCCTGCGGCGGAACCTCGACCGGTCGACCGATGACGACGCCAGGGTCCAGGAGGACAACTCCCTGCGCGAGCGCCTGGCCGACCTGATCGCGCAGACCCGCGGCAAAGATGTCTTGATGATCGGCGGCGCGGTCCGCGAGGACGCCCGGCGGTCGCTGCAACGCGTCTTCGAGTTCGACGAACTCGACTGGGAGCCCTACGAGGCGGCGCGGCCCGCCATGCTCAGCTCGCTGGAGGAGCGCATCCGCAACAGGACGGTCGACTACGTCCTGATCCTGAAGGAATTCGTCAGCCACTCGGTCAGCGGCCGGCTGCGCCCGCTCTGCGAGGAGCACGGCATTCCCTGCTTGATGATCGAGCATGGATACGGGGCAAGCCAGGTGGCCGAGGCACTGGGCGGGGCCCTGGCCCGCTCGGCCTGAGCCCCTCTGTCAAGTCGCGGCACGGCGCGTGCAAGCGAGCTGGCGACGGCGGCGAGTTCCCCCCCCTCTCGTCGCGGGCCTTTGTCCCCGTACTTCTGGTTCTCTGAGATCGGCCGAAACCGATTCGACCGCGCGGGACCGGTACGGTAGACCTGGCTAATCTGAGGGGCGTTTCGAAAGAGATGAATCAAGCCATCGAAGGTCGGCGGCGCAAGTCGAGCAGCCCGTCGCAGGTCAGCCTCAGGGCATTGGACGCCCTGAATGTGTTCCTGGCCGATGTCCGAGACGGGCTCGGCCCGTACCTGGCCGTGTACCTGGCCGCGCACAACTGGGAGCAGGGCCGGGTGGGAATCGCCATGGCGGCGATGGGCGTCTCCACGGTGGTCGCCCAGACTCCCGCCGGCGCGTTCATCGACCGGACCCGCCACAAACGCATGGCGATCGTGATCGCGGCCGTGCTGGTCGCGATCGGGACGGTCGCGATGGCCACCCGGACGACCTTCCCGGTGATCGTGGGGGCTCAGGTGCTGACCGGTGCGGCGGCCGCGATCTTCCCGCCGGCGATCGCTGCGCTGAGCCTCGGCATGGTCGGCCATGACCGACTGGCCTCGAGGACCGGCCGCAACGAGGCGTTCAACCATTCCGGCAACGTCGTCGCGGCGGTGCTCGCCTGGCTGATCGGCGACTACGTCGCCTTCGAGGGCATCTTCTACCTTCTGGCGGCCATGGCCCTGGCCGCCTCGGTCGCGACCCTGATGATCCGGCCCGGCGACGTCGACGACGACCTGGCCCGCGGGGGCGAGGACGACGCGGATGCCGACGGCGCCGAGCTCCAGGTGAGCCGCCTGGGGACGCTCTTCTCGGATCGTCGCGTCCTGGTCTTCATCGGGTCGATCACCCTGTTCCACCTGGCCAACGCCGCGATGCTCCCCTGGGCCGGGATGAAGGTCGCCGGCGACGACGCCCAGGGAATGGCCGGCGCGATGTCGGCCTGCATCATCGCGGCGCAGCTGGTCATGGTCCCCGTGGCGGTGCTCGCCGGCCGCCTGGCCGAGACCTGGGGGCGTCGCGCGGTCTTCCTCGTCGGATTCGCCGTGCTGCCAATCCGCGGGGTGCTTTATACGATGACCTCCGATCCGCGCGGGCTGGTGGCCGTCCAGCTCCTGGACGGCATCGGGGCGGGCATCTTCGGCGTCGTGGGGGTGCTCGTCATCGCCGACCTGACACGCGGGACCGGCCGGTTCAACCTGATGCAGGGCGCACTGGCCACGGCGACGGGCCTGGGCTCGGCGCTGAGCAACGTGATCACTGGATATGTGGTGACCTCCTTCGGCTTCAACGCGGGCTTCCTCGTGCTGGCGGGAATCGCCGCGTCGGCCCTGGCCTTCTTTGGCCTGGCGATGCCCGAGACCAGGCCCGGCCACGCCACCGCC
It encodes:
- a CDS encoding MFS transporter, translated to MNQAIEGRRRKSSSPSQVSLRALDALNVFLADVRDGLGPYLAVYLAAHNWEQGRVGIAMAAMGVSTVVAQTPAGAFIDRTRHKRMAIVIAAVLVAIGTVAMATRTTFPVIVGAQVLTGAAAAIFPPAIAALSLGMVGHDRLASRTGRNEAFNHSGNVVAAVLAWLIGDYVAFEGIFYLLAAMALAASVATLMIRPGDVDDDLARGGEDDADADGAELQVSRLGTLFSDRRVLVFIGSITLFHLANAAMLPWAGMKVAGDDAQGMAGAMSACIIAAQLVMVPVAVLAGRLAETWGRRAVFLVGFAVLPIRGVLYTMTSDPRGLVAVQLLDGIGAGIFGVVGVLVIADLTRGTGRFNLMQGALATATGLGSALSNVITGYVVTSFGFNAGFLVLAGIAASALAFFGLAMPETRPGHATATPAPMPAEVS
- the lysA gene encoding diaminopimelate decarboxylase, with translation MDHFNYRDGQLYCDEIPAARLAEQFGTPLYVYSKGEIVDVLNKLQVEFAALDPLVCYSVKANSNLGVLKVVAAQGGGFDVVSGGELYRVLLAGGDPGKTVFAGVGKTDEEIAAALKAGVLMFNVESEAELDAIARVAVGLGLVAPVALRVNPDVDPKTHRYISTGKKESKFGMDIDRSLALAERSKGLAGISMIGVHMHIGSQITTAEPYAGAANKAVDIIERLRGMGHPIGWFNMGGGFGINYRGSEARPIAEFAAAVLPSLRRTGCRLAMEPGRVVAGNAGILLSRVLYTKQSGDKRFLIQDAAMNDLIRPALYESFHRIWPVSVPAGLPAPPEDYEAAIGGTEPWDVVGPVCESGDFLAKDRALPPLDRGDLLAIFSAGAYGMVMASNYNTRPRAAEILVDGSEVKLVRRRETYDDLILQERGALD
- the argH gene encoding argininosuccinate lyase — its product is MADKPWGGRFGESTDRRVEEFTESISFDRRLFEHDVRGSIAHARMLSHVGLISPEECQQIVLGLTEIRGEIEAGTFPFVLEREDIHMHIEAALIDRLGDVGRKLHTARSRNDQVSTDVRLWTRDALDRVDQVLVGLQSAFVRAAERHDGVILPGYTHLQRAQPVLAAHYFLAYVEKLQRDRDRLADCRKRVNVLPLGAAALAGTTLPIDRRHVASALGFEGIAANSLDASGDRDFALESVFVLTMIAEHLSGWAEEWVIWSTQEFSFLALPDNLCTGSSIMPQKKNPDVVELIRGRTGRVVGALTTLLVLVKGLPLAYNRDLQEDKQPLFEAFDTVESCLGIAAVLVDGATLRADRINERLDEGFLDATTLMEYLIKRGVPQRAAHEVIGHLVGQCVRLNLKRLVDLPDADLTAAHPELGPGVKQILGVANAVKAFRSEGSTAPDEVGKQLAGWKARLAATPGSV